From Haemorhous mexicanus isolate bHaeMex1 chromosome 13, bHaeMex1.pri, whole genome shotgun sequence, a single genomic window includes:
- the LYSMD4 gene encoding lysM and putative peptidoglycan-binding domain-containing protein 4, producing the protein MRLHESRTKPFQAPATVHTFPGRQVFVFPNGRSDSEESSEEELNVMELRPRGKEQQRGSAPRDRPGDVVLLERELTEEDSLNKLALQYGCKVADIKRVNNFIREQDLYALKSIKIPVRPHGLLTESAGALRPPLAGPAQPGLTRVEPPEPDPGAGSSAGSRRLSEYFRGIDQSIQDAVQVEVQLNAEYGGEGLERPLPEAGKRDAGNGADCGIQWWNAVFIMLLIGIVLPVFYIIYFKTQGLVAHSSNMTNSNVSTAG; encoded by the exons ATGAGGCTGCACGAGAGCCGGACAAAACCCTTCCAGGCTCCTGCCACTGTGCACACCTTCccgggcaggcaggtgttcgTGTTCCCCAATGGCCGCTCAGACTCGGAGGAGTCCTCGGAGGAGGAGCTCAACGTGATGGAATTGCGGCCCAGGGGCAAGGAGCAGCAACGGGGCAGCGCCCCCCGGGACAGGCCGGGGGACGTGGTGCTCCTGGAGAGGGAGCTCACCGAGGAGGACAGCCTCAACAAGCTGGCCCTGCAGTACGGCTGTAAG GTTGCAGATATCAAACGCGTCAACAACTTCATCCGGGAGCAGGATCTGTACGCGCTGAAGTCCATCAAGATCCCGGTGCGGCCGCACGGGCTGCTCACGGAGAGCGCCGGGGCGCTGCGGCCGCCCCTGGCAGGGCCCGCCCAGCCCGGCCTGACGCGCGTGGAGCCGCCAGAGCCCGACCCCGGCGCGGGCAGCTCCGCTGGCAGCCGGCGTCTCAGTGAGTACTTCAGGGGCATCGACCAGAGCATCCAGGACGCCGTGCAGGTGGAGGTGCAGCTGAACGCGGAGTACGgcggggaggggctggagaggccCCTGCCCGAGGCAGGGAAACGGGACGCTGGGAACGGTGCGGACTGCGGAATCCAGTGGTGGAACGCCGTGTTCATTATGCTCCTGATAGGAATCGTCCTGCCAGTGTTTTATATCATCTATTTTAAAACACAGGGCCTGGTGGCCCACTCCTCTAACATGACAAACTCAAATGTTTCAACAGCTGGATAG